In Calliopsis andreniformis isolate RMS-2024a chromosome 6, iyCalAndr_principal, whole genome shotgun sequence, a single genomic region encodes these proteins:
- the Cpr21 gene encoding cuticular protein 21, with amino-acid sequence MRGRSSHLARFRQRYINPPVRLALYNQKTTLIIMNALTCTLFALLAASVSSAPVDNTPVPILSFTADGPNPDGSYGFSYEAGNGIKAAEVGQVKKLNETINVIAVQGSYSYTMDDGSTVSLSYVADENGFQPKGEHLPTPPPIPIGILKALEYIAAHPEQDNVH; translated from the exons ATGAGAGGGAGGTCCTCGCACCTCGCAAGGTTTCGGCAGCGCTATATAAACCCGCCCGTTAGACTTGCTCTTTACAACCAGAAAACAACTCTGATCATCATGAACGCTTTG ACTTGCACCCTCTTCGCCCTGCTCGCGGCATCCGTGTCCTCCGCGCCAGTGGACAACACGCCAGTCCCCATCCTATCGTTCACCGCGGATGGACCCAACCCAGACGGCTCATATGGCTTCAGCTACGAAGCTGGGAATGGCATCAAGGCAGCGGAGGTCGGCCAGGTGAAGAAGCTGAACGAGACGATCAACGTGATCGCCGTTCAAGGATCCTACAGTTACACCATGGATGATGGGTCCACGGTGTCCTTGAGCTACGTCGCCGACGAGAACGGTTTCCAACCAAAGGGCGAACACCTGCCCACGCCGCCACCCATCCCCATTGGCATACTCAAGGCCCTGGAATACATCGCCGCGCACCCTGAGCAAGACAACGTCCATTGA